The segment AAACCCAGGCGGCGCACCTGGTTTTCAATCAATTTCACCTTGTGGGGGTGGATGTCGCAAGCCAACAGGGTGCCCCGGTTTTCCATCCGTTCAGCGAGATGGCCCGTCTTCCCCCCGGGGGCGGCGCACCCGTCCAGCACCCGTTCCCCGGGCCGGGGTGCGAGAAGCTCGGCGACCAGCATCGAGCTTTCATCCTGGACGGTGAACCACCCTTCCCGGAACAGACGGCCGGAGGCGGGATTGCCTCCTGTCAGGATCAACCCCTGTCCGGAGAGAGGAGAGAGACGGATTCTCAACCGGGGATCTTCTTCCTGTAACAGACGGGCCACCCGCTCCCGATTCCCCCGCAGAGGGTTCACCCGGACAGACAGCCCCGGCGGGCGGTTATTGGCTTTCAGCACGCTGTGGGCTGTCTCCGGTCCGTAGACTTCCACCAACCGGCGGACCAGCCACTCCGGATGGGAAGTGACCAGAGCCAGATCGGTCACGCTCTTCGGGGAATCGGGCAGGGTCCATTCCCTGCTGCGTCGCAGATAGGAACGCAACACCCCGTTCACCAATCCCGGGATTCCCCGATGGCCCCGTGCCTTGGCGATCTCCACTGTTTCATGGACAGCCGCCCGGGAGGGAACCCTGTCCAGATACCGGAGTTGATAGATTCCCAGGCGGAGCAGGTGGCGCACCCACGGGTCCAGGGTGTCGATCCCTTTTCTCACCAGCTTGTTCAAAATCCAATCCAGGGTGTTTTTCCGCTGCAACGTCCCATAAACCAGTTCCGTGGCCAATCCCCGGTCCCGCGGGGAAAGGGAGCTTCGCTTCAACCTGTCATTCAGGAGCAGATTGCTGTAGGCCCCCCGCTCCTCCACGGCGATCAGGACATCCAATGCCACGTTCCGCGCAGAATCCGGTCTCGTCATCACCCTAAAATTTCTCCCGGCTCCATCTGACGACCCCGGTAAAATTCCGCCGCCGTCATGCGGCGTTTGCCCGCCGGCTGGAGTTCCTGTATGCAGAGCGCTCCACCCTCCCCGGCGGCCACGATCACACCCTCTTCTGTCTGGGACAACACCGTTCCCGGAGCTGCGGCTTCCCTCCCGGGAACCGGCTCCGCTCTCCAGATCTTCAGCGGCTTTCCCTTCCAGAGGGTGAATGCCACCGGCCAGGGTCGCAATCCCCGGATCTGATTCACCAGATCCCATGCGCTCCGGCTCCAATCGATCCGCTCATCCTCGCGCCGGATATTGGGGGCATAGGTGGCCTGACTGTCATCCTGGGGCACGGGTTGCACCCTTCCCTCCAACAGGGCGGGAACCGTTTCTCTCAACAGCTGCGCCCCCACCCGGGCCAGTTTGTCATGGAGGGTGCCCACATCATCAGCTTCTTCGATGGGGATGGAACGGTGAGCCAACATGTCTCCGGCATCGAGGGCTTCCACCATATACATGATCGTGACCCCGGTTTCCTTCTCCCCCCGGATCAGGGCGTGATGGATGGGCGCCCCGCCCCGGTACTTGGGAAGCAGGGAGGCGTGCACATTGATACAGCCGTAGCGGGGGGTCTCCAGGATCTCCCGGGGCAATATCTGACCGTAGGCCGCCGTGACGATCAAGTCCGGCTTCCACTCCAACAATCGGCGAACATTTTCCGGATTTCGCAATCTCTCCGGTTGAAACACCGGCAGGCCCAGCTCCATCGCCGCCACCTTCACCGGGGACGGGGTGAGTTCCCGTTTTCTCCCCCGGGGGCGATCCGGTTGAGTGACGACACCCGCCACCCGGTAACCCTCTCTGACCAGGGTTTGCAAAGAGGGCACCGCAAAGTCCGGAGTACCCATAAACACCATCCGCACTTCACTCGCCATGGATCAATCTTCCTCCCGTTTCGGCTCAAACACGCGGTCGGCGATATCGGTGAAGAGGATTCCGTTCAAGTGGTCCACCTCATGCTGCAAGATCCGCGCCAGATAACCTTCCGCTTCCAGTTCAAAAAATTGTCCCTGCCGGTCCCTGGCTTTCAGCCTCACCTTTTCCGCCCGCCGCACCTCTCCCAGCAGGCCCGGGATACTGAGGCAACCTTCCGGGGGAGCCAGCTGCTCTCCCTCTTTGTCAAACAACTCAGGATTGACCGCCTCGATCAAACCGTTGCCGTCATCGACGACGATCACCCGTTTGGAGATACCCACCTGGGGGGCGGCCAAACCGACACCGGGGGCATCGTACATGGTATCAGCCATATCGTCCAACAATTTGTGCAGACGTTCGTTGAATTTCGTGACCGGTCTGGCTTTCTCCTTCAATATGGGATCCGGCACCAACACAATTTTGCGAATGGCCACGGTCTCCAACCTCCTTTATACTCACCTGTACCCGTCGAAGGGAAGGCTGACCCCTTCCCGGTCGATGCCGATGCGCAGCTCCGGATCTTTCAGCCCGGCCTTCAATTGGCGCATGGCTTCGACGAGATCGGTTGGTTCATCTGTATGATCTTCATATTTGATCATGATCTGGATCCGGTAGCGGTCCTTGATCCGGGGGATCGGAGCCGGCACCGGTCCCAACACCTCTCCCCCCTCCGGCAACCGGGGCATGAGAAATTGAGCCGCCCGGTGAGCCGCCGTCATCAAACCTCCCCGGTCCGGATGACTGAGGAGCAGGGTGAACAGGCGACAAAAAGGGGGATAACGGTGTCGTTTCCGGATCAGACACTCCTGCCGGTAGAAAGTTTCCGCTTCGTGCCCTGCCGCCAACCGAATGCTGTAATGTCCCGGGGAGTAGGTCTGAACCACCACCCGCCCCGGCTTTTCGTGACGGCCGGCCCGCCCCCCCACCTGGGTCAACAACTGAAAAGTACGTTCCGCCGCCCGAAAATCCGGGAGGTGAAGCATCGTATCGGCGGCGATCACCCCGACCAGTGTCACCCGGGGGAAGTCGAGGCCTTTGGCAATCATCTGCGTACCCAGCAGTACATCGGCCTCCCCCTCACCAAAGGCGGACAGAAGGCGTTCATGGGCCCCTTTTCGGCCGGTGGTGTCCACGTCCATCCGAATCACCCGGAGCCCCGGCATCAACCGGGCCAACTCTTCCTCCACCCGCTGGGTCCCGGTTCCGAAATAGCGGATGTGGGAACTGTCACAGGAAGGGCACTCCCGGGGAACTCCGCTGGCGTATCCGCAATAGTGGCAGCGCAAGGTTTGATTGGTCCGGTGATAAGTGAGGGAGATGTCGCAATGGGGGCATTGCACCGTCTCCCCACACTCCCGGCACAGCACAAAAGTGGAAAAGCCCCGCCGATTGAGAAAGAGGACCGCCTGTTCCCCCCGGTCCACACAAGCCTCCAGGGATTCCCGCAGTGGACTGCTGAAGATGGAGCGGTTGCCTTCCTTCAACTCCTCCCGCATGTCCACCACTTCCACCTGGGGAAAGGAGCGGCCGAGAACCCGCTCATTCAGAGTGACCCACTCAAAC is part of the Kroppenstedtia eburnea genome and harbors:
- the rsmB gene encoding 16S rRNA (cytosine(967)-C(5))-methyltransferase RsmB, translated to MTRPDSARNVALDVLIAVEERGAYSNLLLNDRLKRSSLSPRDRGLATELVYGTLQRKNTLDWILNKLVRKGIDTLDPWVRHLLRLGIYQLRYLDRVPSRAAVHETVEIAKARGHRGIPGLVNGVLRSYLRRSREWTLPDSPKSVTDLALVTSHPEWLVRRLVEVYGPETAHSVLKANNRPPGLSVRVNPLRGNRERVARLLQEEDPRLRIRLSPLSGQGLILTGGNPASGRLFREGWFTVQDESSMLVAELLAPRPGERVLDGCAAPGGKTGHLAERMENRGTLLACDIHPHKVKLIENQVRRLGLSMVEVRQADLRELPGTGEARFDRVLLDAPCSGWGVIRRKPDIKWSKNLQEVDSLRQLQAELLEAAARLVTPGGTLVYSTCTLEPQENREQITAFLKNHPTFQADSTLFDTLPAPVREKALTGDGWVQILPHHFESDGFFIARMIKEK
- the def gene encoding peptide deformylase, with translation MAIRKIVLVPDPILKEKARPVTKFNERLHKLLDDMADTMYDAPGVGLAAPQVGISKRVIVVDDGNGLIEAVNPELFDKEGEQLAPPEGCLSIPGLLGEVRRAEKVRLKARDRQGQFFELEAEGYLARILQHEVDHLNGILFTDIADRVFEPKREED
- the fmt gene encoding methionyl-tRNA formyltransferase, whose protein sequence is MASEVRMVFMGTPDFAVPSLQTLVREGYRVAGVVTQPDRPRGRKRELTPSPVKVAAMELGLPVFQPERLRNPENVRRLLEWKPDLIVTAAYGQILPREILETPRYGCINVHASLLPKYRGGAPIHHALIRGEKETGVTIMYMVEALDAGDMLAHRSIPIEEADDVGTLHDKLARVGAQLLRETVPALLEGRVQPVPQDDSQATYAPNIRREDERIDWSRSAWDLVNQIRGLRPWPVAFTLWKGKPLKIWRAEPVPGREAAAPGTVLSQTEEGVIVAAGEGGALCIQELQPAGKRRMTAAEFYRGRQMEPGEILG